The proteins below are encoded in one region of Xenopus laevis strain J_2021 chromosome 8L, Xenopus_laevis_v10.1, whole genome shotgun sequence:
- the nubpl.L gene encoding iron-sulfur protein NUBPL, with translation MAVTALLGTCSIGSLRTGFLSLLRQQLPVCAVFMSSSSQFREEQLRIRQAQLMSRGLPKQKPIPGVKHVVVVASGKGGVGKSTTAVNLALGIAASDQVKAVGLLDADVYGPSIPRMMNLKGNPELSKNNLMIPLVNYSIKCMSMGFLVEETAPIVWRGLMVMSAIEKLLRQVDWGELDYLVIDMPPGTGDVQLSISQNVPISGAVIVSTPQDIALVDARRGAEMFQKVNVPILGLVQNMSVFQCPKCNHETHIFGEEGARRLAETLGFDVLGDIPLHINIRETSDQGRPVVVSDPQSSEAKAYLKIASEVLSRIS, from the exons ATGGCCGTCACAGCGCTCCTAGGAACGTGTAGCATTGGGTCGCTTCGGACCGGGTTTTTATCGCTGTTGAGACAGCAGCTTCCGGTCTGTGCTGTGTTTATGAGCTCG TCCTCACAGTTTAGAGAAGAACAACTCCGGATAAGGCAGGCCCAGCTTATGTCCCGTGGCTTGCCGAAGCAGAAGCCAATTCCCGGTGTAAAGCATGTAGTGGTGGTAGCATCTGGCAAAGGAGGGGTTGGCAAATCAACAACTGCag TCAATTTGGCATTGGGTATTGCTGCAAGTGATCAG GTTAAAGCTGTGGGCTTGCTGGATGCCGATGTTTATGGACCCTCTATACCACGAATGATGAACCTAAAGGGAAACCCAGAGTTATCCAAAA ACAATCTCATGATTCCTCTTGTCAACTACAGCATAAAATG CATGTCAATGGGCTTCCTTGTGGAGGAAACTGCACCCATTGTGTGGCGAGGTTTGATGGTCATGTCTGCGATCGAGAAGTTGCTACGGCAG GTGGACTGGGGGGAGTTGGATTACCTGGTGATTGACATGCCCCCAGGAACAGGGGATGTACAGCTGTCCATCTCTCAGAATGTCCCCATCTCTG GGGCAGTGATAGTCTCAACTCCCCAGGACATTGCTTTGGTGGATGCTCGCAGAGGAGCTGAAATGTTCCAGAAAGTCAATGTGCCC ATACTAGGGCTCGTTCAGAACATGAGTGTATTTCAGTGTCCAAAATGCAATCACGAGACACACATTTTTGGGGAGGAAGGAGCCCGACGATTAGCAGAAACGCTAGGATTTGATGTTTTGG GAGACATCCCTCTCCACATCAACATCAGAGAGACCAGTGACCAGGGTAGACCAGTGGTGGTGTCAGACCCTCAGAGCAGTGAA GCCAAGGCATACCTGAAGATTGCCAGTGAGGTCCTCAGCAGAATTTCCTAA